A stretch of DNA from Candidatus Flexicrinis affinis:
ACACCGCGGCGGTCGCAGGGCGGTCGCTCGATCTGCGCGTCCTCGACGTTCTGGCCGGGGACGACGTCCGCCTCGAGCACTGGCTTGCCGCCTGCGCCGACGCCGCGCTCTTTGACGTGGTCGAGACCGGCTGGCGTTTCGCGCACGACAAAATCCGCGAAGCGCTGCTGGCCGAGATCGACGATCGCGAACTGGCCGCACAGAATCGCCGGGTTGCCGCTGCGCTGGAGGCGGTGTACGGCGAAGACCCGGCGTATGCGGGCGTAACGGCACGGCACTGGGCGGAGGCCAGCGACCCGGAACGCGCATCCTCGGCGGCGCAGCGGTCGGACATCTACCACCGCCGCACCAGCGCCCACAAGGCCGCCCAGCATATGCTCCGTTCGGTGCTGGCGCGCATGGACGATTCACGGGACGCCGCATACAGCGTGCCGCTGTATCTTGCGCTTGGCGAACGGCATGTCGAACTGGGCGAGTTTGCCGACGCGCGCCGCGCGTACGAGCGCGGGATGGCCGTAGCCGCCGAGCACGGTATCACGCGCGGTCTGGTGCGGGGGCCGCTCGGCCTCGCGTACATCGAATGGCGTACGGGCGATATCAATGCGGCCTTTGCGCTCTTTGAGCGGGTGTTGGAAGCCGACGACGCGGACGTGCTCAGCCGCGCGAGGGCACTGAACTTCATGGGAGGCTACTACGTCGCAAGCCTCGACTTTGCCCGGGCCGAGCCGTTCTATCGAGAGGCGGAACAACTCTGCCTCGCTGCGGACAACAACGAAGGACTGCTGCTCACGCGCGGGAACCTGTCGTATCTGTACCTCATGAACGGTCGCTCGGAGGCGGGCATTCAAGCCGCCCGGGCCGCCCGCGAGCTTGCGGTTCAGGAAGGAAATGGCCTCGCAGAAGCCAGTGCGCTCGTCAACTTGACGTTGGGACTGTGCTACATCGGCGAGTTCGACGAGGCCGAGCGCACGATCGACATGTTCGACGGCTTGATCGAGCGAATCGGTGAGCGGTTCCTCAGCGCCTACGGGCTGCGCACGCGGGCCATTCTGTCGGAACTGCGCGGCGATTACGCGCAGGCGTGTCCGCTGTACCTGCGCGCGATCGACGCGTTCGATGCGATGGGCTCGCCGGTCGAAGTGATCCACACGCGAGTCGAGATGAGCCACGCTCTATGCGCGATGGGCGACTTTGACGCAGCGCGCGTTCAGCTCATGGCGATGCTTGACGACGCCCGGTCGATCGGAGACCGTGAAGCGTCCGACGTCATTGTGTACGCTGGCGCGCTGCTCGCCGCATCGCTTGGACAGACCGGCTTTGCGCGGGCGTGGCTCGACGCTCTGGAGAACGGCGCCAAGGTCGGCGGGTACTACCTCGCGATGGTTCGCAGATCGATCGACGCGCTGTTGGCGCACGACGATCCTGCGCAGCGGCGCAACGTCGCGCCCCCGAACGGCGATATACTGGACGCCATCAGGGCTGCATTTGACGAGGGCTTTCCGGCATGACGCGCCTTCAAGCGCCGACACCGTTCTTCATGGGGCGTACACGCGAACTGAGCGAAATCCGCGAGCGGCTGACCGATCCTTCGTGTCGGCTGCTCACGTTGACAGGGTTGGGCGGGGCAGGCAAAACGCAGCTCGCGCTGCGCGCCGCGCACGATCTGGTGGATGCGTTCGACGGTGGCGTGGTGTTCGTCCCGCTTGCCAGCCTGATCAGCGCCGACGACTTGCCGGCCGCCCTCGCCTACGCGCTAGGGATCGGAGATGCTGTCCACGATCTTACGGGCGAGATCTACCGGCAGGCCGATCAGGACCGGCTGATCGTGCTGGACAACTTCGAACATATTGCCGGCGCCGCTCCGCTCATCGGTTCACTGCTGGCCAACGCGCCGAACGCGACGCTGCTCGTCACATCGCGGGCACCGCTCAACCTGATGGAGGAGTGGGTATATCCGGTAGGCGGCATGGATGTCACCGACCCGCAGGACGGCGCGGCCGCGTTGTTCGTCCGGCATGCGGCGCGCGTTAACGCAAAGTTCAACGGCGCGAGGCACAGCGACGACGTACGCGCGTTGTGCGAGGCGCTTGACGGCATGCCGCTGGCGATCGAACTGGCGGCCACGTGGGCGCGTCTGCTCAGCCCGGGCGAGATTCTCGGGCGCCTGCGCGCCGACGCGGGGTTCCTCGCCACGGCGCAGCCGGACCGGCCGGAGCGCCAACGCAGCCTGCGCGCCGTGTTCGAGTACTCTTGGTCGCTGCTGTCACAGGATGCGCAGCGGACGCTGTGCGGCGTTTCGGTGTTTCGCGGCGCCTTCCGCGATACGCTCGCCGCCGACGTTACCGGCGCGTCGCTGACGTCGCTGGCCGAGCTGGTTGACTGCGCGCTGCTGCTGCGTCTACCGGACGGCCGCTATCAGATTCATCCGCTGCTGCGACAGTTTGGCGCCGAGAAACTCGACGAGGCCACCATGTCGTTTCCCACCTACACCGCCCATGCGCGGGCCTATGCGCGTCTGCTGCGCGATCACGGCCCGGCGTTGAGCGCAGGCGACCCGACCGCCGTAGCGACCGTCGCGGACGCGTTCGAAGACGTTCGTGCGGCGGTCAAGTGGCTCGTCTGGGGGCGCGAACTGGCGGCGCTTGACCCGCTGCTCGCGCCGCTGGCGGACTTCTGCCGGCAGGCGCATCAGGTCGCTGATGGCGTCGCCCTGCTCGAAGCGGTTGAAACGCTGGCGCGCGGTGCGCATGCCATCGTGCTCGCCGAGCATGCGCGGGTCGTGCGCGAATCGCTGCAGAAGACGCCGACTCCGGCCTATCACGCGTTGACCGATCGAGAGGCCGACATCTTGCGCCTGATGGCGGAGGGCCTGAGCAACGCGCAGATCGCGGATGTGCTGACGATCGAGGTCAGCACCGTCAAGAAGCACGTCAACAACCTGTTTCGCAAGTTGAACGTTTCCAGCCGCGAGGCGGCGATCCGGGTCGCGCAGCAGCCAGCGGGTTAGCGGAGCGGACCGATCCGAAGCGGCAGGTGGATGGTCCGGCGGCTGGCCGCCTTGCTCAGTTGAACGAGAAGTTGAAAGTGCTGAGTGCTGAGGAAACGCCAGACACCGTCGCTCGATCTAGGCTGCGAAGTAGAAGACCGATTCTCTCGACTTTCGAACAGTGACATAGGACATCTCTCGAACAGGTGGCACGGGTGTCACCTGTTTCGATTCTCGTCGTGAACTCCGTCATTTCCTGGCTGGGTAACCACCCCGTCTTTGGGCTCTTGCTCACTTTGTGTGCACGAACCTCGCGCCAGGTCAACGCAGCTGTTATGGCGCGGCCTTCGAGATGTTGCTACGCACGGGCCTGTCGGAGGGACAAAGTTGATTGCTTGGATGCCATCTGTACGGTCGCGCCAACCTTGATGTCTTGAGTCTAAGGATCCTCTACTCCCCTTGAGCACAAAGTGAGCAAGAGCCTTTTCGGGGGTGGTTACCCATCCCTTGCTCAGTACGTCGCATCGGCCAGCCTAGACTCCACGTTTGACCGGTAGCGAAGACGGGGTGGTTACCATGAGCGCCGGCGTAAGCGATACCGTCCATGCCGCGCTTTGGCCCCCACTTCATCAATCGGGTGCAGTCGCTTCAGGATGTGCCCGATCCACTGGGCATCACCTATCTTCTCGACTGGCTGACCGATCAGACGGGCGACCGTTCACGCATTGCCGCACTTTCAGTCCTTACCGATCCAGTCCAGCTTTCGATTTCAGTCCAGCCTGATCGAGAATCTGAATCTGATGTCGTTCAACTCGGATCAGGTTCTCGCGCACCAGACTGCGAAGTGCGCGGTTGAGTACGTCCGGGACGGTGCCGAGGCGGTTGGCTAGCTCTGCCTGCGTCGCCCAGCGAGGGCGGGCCAGGAGTGCCTGATTCGACTGTTCAACCAGATACCGCGCCAGTCGCGCTTCAATACTTCGCAGCGAAAGATCCTCGACTATCTGAATGAGCTGCTGCACGCGTCCCGCTAATTCGCGAATGACAAATCTTCCAAGTTCCGGATGTTGATCGAACAGATCGAGTACATTTTTCTGCTCGATCACCCAAACGGACGAGGCTTCCAGGGCAATTACCGTGGCTGGGTTAGAGTCTGCGACAAACACACCAATCGCATTGAAGATGTCGCCTGACCCGATGAAGTGCAGCACCTGTTCGCGCCCGTCGGGCGAGGTCTTCACCGCCTTAAGCCAGCCCGTATCAACGATGTAAAGCGCGACATCTTCTTCCCCTTCGAGGAAGACAATCTGCCCGGCAGCATACTGGCGATACTGCATCTGTCGGCTGATCACTTCGGCAAGATCAGCATCGAGGTTGGCGAAATAGGTAACCTGTGCCAGTGCTGCTTTTGCTTTCCCAAGCCCACCCTCATCGAGCATCATGGAAACCTCAAATCAGCCTGCAGTGCGAGAAAGTAATCTGACTGTCCCATGAAGTACGACAAAAGTCAAAGACGTGTGGCGGGTTCTGGCGCACACTGAAAACCATCTAGCCGTTCAGGGGTGTGTTGAATGGCTGCAAATGTCGCAACACTCAACCTAGTCCGCGCTGTTACGACGAACTGATCCATCTGACGTGAACGATGGCACACATTCTGCGAAGCGAAGCGCGGGAAGGAACGGACATCACGGACCGAGTAGAACCCTTCCAGTTCCGATCATCGATTTTGAGCGCTGTACCGGGTGCGGATTATGCGTCCGTGTGTGCCCAAATCATGCCCTGGGGGTAATCGCAGGTTGTGTAGTGGTCACTGCCCCATCCGCATGCAACTATGCCGGGCATTGTGAACGTATCTGCCCGACGCAGGCAATCAACCGCCGGTTTCAGATCGTGTATTTAGCCAAGGAGAAGAAGTTGATGCAAACGGTATTCGTAGCAGACTGGCGCGACCAGACAGTCTTTTCGCCCGATGGCCCGCACCCACAGGTGCTGCTGCACAGCGACAAGCTCAAAGTCATCATTGGCAGTCTTGAGGCTGGACAGGTGATCCCACCACATCCAGAGGCGTTGGCTGTCTATCACTTCCTTGAAGGTTCGGGCTGGATGACCGTTGATGATCATCGCTATTCCGTCCACAGCGGCGCCATCATCATCACACCAGAAGGAGCGGCGCGCGGCGTTGAAGCCGAAACCCGTCTGGTCTTCCTTGCCGCTCGCATCGCTTAACCGACTTCTCGATTCCTACTGTACCCAACAAGAAGGAGTACGCTCATGGCATTCGTGACATTCATGACTGGAAATACTGGTCGCCTGCTGCGGATCATAGTCGGAATCGTCCTCATGACGATTGGACTGTTGGTCGTTAAGGATACGCTGGGGACGGTAATGTCCGTGGTCGCGCTGATCCCAATCGCGGGCGGCGCACTCGATTTCTGCGTCATAGGCGCAGTACTTGGGTATCCCTTCCGCGGAACCGCTGCCCGTGAACAACTGGCGCGGGAACGCCAATCCCGTTGATCCGTCCGTTTATTCCAACGAGCATGAGATCCTCATCATAGGAGTTGCCACGTGTTCAATCCCTATTTTCTTGTCGCTTTCCTATATGTCGCGCTGGCTGTGCTGGGCGCACTGGATGCGTCGTTGGTCAATTTTGGAGTCCTGCCATTCTTCGCCGGGCTGCGCTGGATGCGGGTGCACTTCATCACCTTGGGCGCGCTGACCGAGATCGCATTTGGCTTTTTGCCGCTGCTGGTTGCTGCGCGATCAGGACTTCCACGACCCAAAACCCGATGGGATATCTGGCTGCTGCTTAACCTTGGTCTGCTCATCCTCCTGATCGGCATCCCACCGATCAACATGGTCCTGATTACCACGGGCGGTACGCTGGTTTTCATTGCCGCAACCCTGTTGATCGTGCAGTTGGGTGCGATGCGCTCTAAAACTATCCGGGCAGCGCCCGCTTCGGGACGCAAGTTCTACATCATGAGTTTGGCCTATCTGCTGTTGGGCATTCTTGTTGGCACCGGCTTGTGGCAGGGATGGAGCACATGGCTGCATATCCGCGTACCGCTCGAAGTCCATATCCATGCCAATAACTGGGGCTTCATGTCGCTGCTGTTTGCGGGGCTTTTGGTGGACCTGTATCCCCACTTTGCAGGGCGTTCGCTGGCGTGGCCGCGTGCGGTGACCCCGATCTTCTGGATGATGACACTGGGAGCGCTGGGATTGGTACTGGGGCCGTGGTTCCAGTCGAACCTGTTCTCTGTGCCAGGGCTAATCCTTCATCTCAGCGCAACCCTCTGGCTGCTGGCGAGCATCATCAAGCCATTGATGGGAGACGTAAAGCTGCGGACACCGGGGATGTTGCATCTCATTACCGCCTACGCCTGGATTCTCGCTCCGGTCATGATCGCGCCGCTGATCATTCTGGAAGTTCCGGGTTTCCCCGGTGCTGGTATTGAGCAGAATGCTCCACAGGCATTGATCTATGGTTGGGTACTCCAGTTCGGTTATGCGATTCTGCCGCTTCTGTTCCGGCGTGTGTTCGTCGCCAACACGCCCGACCGGCTTGGTGGCAACTGGTTCAGCCTGATCACGGTGCATTTGGGAGGTATTCTCCTGTGGGCGGGCATCTTTGTCACGGACAGCCAGCCCGTTCTGCACGGTCTCGCCTACGGGATGTGGTTTATATCCCTCGTCCCGATCGCCTACGAATTGTGGCAGATCGTTCGAGGGGGCATCCACCGCGCCGAGGATCGTCTCGCAGCGCTCGCCCCTGACGGCAGCGACTAGCGCGATACTAATGGTTATCGTCACGCGTGGTGATTGTGACAGCTTGTCGGGGGGGGGGGGGGGGGTTCCAACGGTGGGGGGGGGGGGGGGGGGCTTCGGGGGGGGGGGGCGGCCGGCTCCGGGGGGGGGGGGGCCTCCGGGGGGGGGGGGGGGGGGGGGGGGGGGGGGGGGGGGGGGGGGGGGGGGGGGGGGGTGGGGGGGGGGGGGGGGGGGGGGGGGGCTTCGGGGGGGGGGGGGGGGGGGGGGGGGGGGGGGGGGGGGGGGGGGGGGGGGGGGGGGGGGGGGGGGGGGGGGGGGGGGGGGGGGGGGGGGGGGGGGGGGGGGGGGGGGGGGGGGGGGGGGGGGGGGGGGGGGGGGGGGGGGGGGGGGGGGGGGGGGGGGGGGGGGGGGGGGGGGGGGGGGGGGGGGGGGGGGGGGGGGGGGGGGGGGGGGGGGGGGGGGGGGGGGGGGGGGGGGGGGGGGGGGGGGGGGGGGGGCGCTTTCACCGTAGGCTAGCCGCCATTCATCCAATTATCTGCGCGACAGCGCGCATGACCCACGCTGGAACGCGCTGTCGCAGCGCCCATTCCGCCACACGCTCGCGAATCACCAGCGGGACGGAGCTAACGAACCAGTGCGTACTCTGATCGGCGAGGCTTGGCGCGCCGGATCGGTCAAACACTTTGCAGCCCAAATACGGATCGAACTTCCAGGGGTATCCTACGGGCCGCCGCATTGACTTAAATGGCCGTACATAGCTGCTGCTTGCCATGACGCCCCCATTTGGGTCCTCCAGTACAAGCTCGACCGTGTCGCATTTCTTTGGGTTCCAGCGTGGCGCCAGTACCTGCACCACCGCGTTAGCTGGAACGGCCGTTTGCGCGGTCCCCTCGTACGCGATACTGCCCTGCGCAGTGCATACGCGCCAACGGACACGCGCCACTTCGTAACTCGTGTTCGTGTCATTGAACACCCACACGGCGAACGGTCGACGGCCGTTGTGCTCAAGCGCAACATGCACAGGCTGTGACGCATCACGGAGCGCCGCATATCCCCCTTTGGGCCGACGATCGCTGTCGAGTACACCGCAGCCCACTTGTGGTACCAGATCGGCGAGCCAGAAATGGATGTATCCCGCACATCCCTGTGCCCTGAGCCTGCGATAGTGTTCCACGTGGAACCGGACGAGTTCCGCCTGATACGTCCACAGGTCGTCAATCTGCGCTGTCAGATGCTGCAATCGTTCCCAGCAATCTGGGTGACTGCGTAGGGTGTCGGCATGTGCGGGGGCCTCGAA
This window harbors:
- a CDS encoding Crp/Fnr family transcriptional regulator gives rise to the protein MMLDEGGLGKAKAALAQVTYFANLDADLAEVISRQMQYRQYAAGQIVFLEGEEDVALYIVDTGWLKAVKTSPDGREQVLHFIGSGDIFNAIGVFVADSNPATVIALEASSVWVIEQKNVLDLFDQHPELGRFVIRELAGRVQQLIQIVEDLSLRSIEARLARYLVEQSNQALLARPRWATQAELANRLGTVPDVLNRALRSLVRENLIRVERHQIQILDQAGLKSKAGLDR
- a CDS encoding 4Fe-4S binding protein, whose protein sequence is MNDGTHSAKRSAGRNGHHGPSRTLPVPIIDFERCTGCGLCVRVCPNHALGVIAGCVVVTAPSACNYAGHCERICPTQAINRRFQIVYLAKEKKLMQTVFVADWRDQTVFSPDGPHPQVLLHSDKLKVIIGSLEAGQVIPPHPEALAVYHFLEGSGWMTVDDHRYSVHSGAIIITPEGAARGVEAETRLVFLAARIA
- a CDS encoding DUF2892 domain-containing protein: MAFVTFMTGNTGRLLRIIVGIVLMTIGLLVVKDTLGTVMSVVALIPIAGGALDFCVIGAVLGYPFRGTAAREQLARERQSR